A section of the Aminiphilus circumscriptus DSM 16581 genome encodes:
- the hydF gene encoding [FeFe] hydrogenase H-cluster maturation GTPase HydF — protein MKGTPLAEQMRIVLAGDRNSGKSSLMNNIFGREISIVAERPGTTTDPVTKSFELGALGAVAFSDTAGLDDDECGIGELRRRRTEEVLQEGHVLLFVTPGDRPLSASEKALLEKARVRDRPLVVVYTFADRPPDLSKADALRGMPSVAVDNLSGSGVNDLRKLLLSVAEEIEPEISPVEGLVHEGDLVLLVTPIDLAAPRGRLILPQVETIRDLLDRDCGALVVKERELFSFYRALSVRPKVVICDSQVFSKVAADIPEDQPLTSFSILFGRKKGDLVTYIRGLRALSDVPPGARILVLESCSHHRQADDIGTVKIPRLFKQLVRMDAEFSFARDLPPEEELGKYFMVITCAGCMATRLKIVHRLNVLRRLGVHAINYGLFLAWANGLLPRALEPFPYEHSVFLEPTEDFRPSLSQRNGMQSVLTDGA, from the coding sequence ATGAAAGGAACACCCCTCGCGGAACAGATGCGCATCGTTCTGGCAGGCGACCGCAACAGCGGCAAATCGTCGTTGATGAACAACATTTTCGGTCGGGAGATCTCCATCGTCGCGGAGCGCCCCGGCACGACCACCGATCCTGTGACGAAGAGTTTCGAACTCGGCGCTCTCGGCGCCGTGGCGTTTTCCGACACCGCCGGACTCGACGACGACGAGTGCGGCATCGGAGAGCTTCGCCGGCGGCGCACGGAGGAGGTGCTTCAGGAAGGACACGTGCTTCTTTTCGTCACGCCGGGGGATCGGCCGCTCTCGGCGTCGGAGAAGGCGCTGCTCGAAAAGGCCCGCGTCCGTGACCGCCCCCTCGTCGTGGTTTACACGTTCGCCGACAGGCCCCCGGACCTCTCCAAGGCGGACGCGCTGCGGGGCATGCCGTCGGTGGCGGTGGACAACCTTTCCGGCAGCGGCGTGAACGATCTGCGCAAACTGCTCCTCTCCGTCGCCGAGGAGATCGAGCCGGAGATCTCTCCTGTGGAGGGACTGGTTCACGAGGGGGATCTCGTCCTTCTGGTGACGCCCATCGATCTGGCGGCTCCCAGGGGAAGGCTGATCCTGCCCCAGGTGGAGACCATCCGCGACCTGCTGGACCGGGACTGCGGCGCGCTGGTGGTGAAGGAGCGGGAGCTGTTTTCCTTCTACCGCGCCCTTTCGGTGCGTCCCAAAGTGGTGATCTGCGACAGCCAGGTCTTCAGCAAGGTTGCCGCCGACATTCCCGAGGATCAGCCGCTGACGAGTTTCTCGATTCTCTTCGGGCGCAAGAAAGGGGACCTCGTCACGTACATACGGGGCTTGCGGGCGCTCTCAGACGTGCCGCCCGGTGCCCGCATTCTCGTGCTGGAATCGTGCAGTCATCATCGGCAGGCGGACGACATCGGCACGGTGAAGATTCCGAGGCTTTTCAAGCAGCTCGTGCGGATGGATGCGGAATTTTCCTTTGCCCGCGACCTTCCGCCCGAGGAGGAACTCGGAAAGTACTTCATGGTGATCACCTGCGCGGGATGCATGGCGACACGCCTGAAGATCGTCCATCGGTTGAACGTTCTGCGGCGGCTGGGTGTGCACGCGATCAACTACGGACTTTTCCTCGCATGGGCCAACGGGCTCCTGCCGAGAGCGCTCGAACCGTTTCCCTACGAGCACTCCGTCTTCCTGGAGCCGACGGAGGACTTTCGCCCATCCCTCTCGCAACGGAATGGCATGCAGAGCGTCTTGACGGATGGTGCTTGA
- a CDS encoding CocE/NonD family hydrolase — MESLRRERKETQASAETRGRFRYLRFLGMLLAVFLVLCLVVAVPDGVFAVLREETVRIPLRDGTSLSGTLFLPEGCGPWPVVASCGPDIRRSRPHESSLPVPGASLSEDVLPGFLACGADPEPWTSFGYAVLLADSRGTGDSPGRWAFPGPRSGEDVADLVTWAAGQPWCDGAVGLWGVGLAAQEQWWGAALAPPSLRAVIALEGGIDLYRDLLFPGGIPAKTFWRALSRLFRDESGSSSPDVLLFRELAISENPTHASLYSPAYESSSLSPSAVTLPFLVGGRAVPGIPTLRGSLEMYRNAPSPEKRLLLTSSATLEPFFVGAFLEEQRRFFDASLKRLPFRENRADPVLLRCGEFSPEARRETLWPGERTLWTRFYLNAAAGTLETYATSPAETPFSGGPEKRVLFESAPFEEDTLFSGPVTAFLSLSSSRTELDVFVAVEVVGGTTCSSGAMSGENPPEGRPLSGGWLRGSLRRLDPRKSERYFPLHGFSRTEPLTPGHPTEMTVSLSPLEALVRRGERLRVSLSARPDASLAFLDLETSPENGDGTIHTGGTPARSYLVLPLVVPPEKFVPPLRET, encoded by the coding sequence ATGGAGAGCTTGCGGAGAGAAAGGAAAGAAACGCAGGCCTCAGCGGAGACGCGAGGGCGTTTTCGATACCTCCGTTTCCTGGGGATGTTGCTTGCGGTTTTCCTGGTGCTCTGTCTTGTCGTCGCTGTGCCCGACGGCGTCTTCGCTGTTCTTCGGGAAGAAACGGTGCGCATTCCCCTTCGGGACGGAACGTCCCTTTCGGGAACGCTCTTCCTTCCCGAGGGGTGCGGTCCCTGGCCCGTCGTCGCAAGCTGCGGCCCCGACATCCGGCGGAGTCGTCCGCACGAGTCCAGTCTCCCCGTGCCGGGGGCATCTCTCTCCGAAGACGTTCTTCCCGGTTTCCTCGCCTGCGGTGCCGACCCCGAACCGTGGACATCCTTCGGCTATGCGGTGCTCCTGGCGGATTCCCGAGGGACCGGGGACTCCCCCGGGCGCTGGGCTTTTCCCGGACCCCGCAGCGGCGAGGATGTGGCGGACCTTGTGACATGGGCGGCGGGACAACCCTGGTGCGACGGCGCGGTGGGGCTTTGGGGCGTCGGGCTCGCCGCACAGGAGCAGTGGTGGGGTGCGGCGCTCGCGCCTCCCTCGCTGCGGGCGGTGATCGCCCTGGAGGGCGGCATTGACCTCTATCGGGACCTGCTCTTTCCGGGAGGCATTCCCGCGAAGACGTTTTGGCGCGCACTCTCCCGCCTCTTTCGGGACGAGAGCGGTTCGTCCTCCCCGGACGTTCTCCTTTTCCGGGAGCTTGCCATCTCCGAGAATCCAACCCACGCATCCCTTTACAGCCCGGCCTACGAGAGCTCTTCCCTTTCTCCCTCGGCGGTGACGCTGCCGTTCCTCGTGGGAGGGCGCGCCGTTCCGGGAATTCCCACCCTTCGGGGAAGTCTGGAGATGTATCGGAATGCCCCCTCGCCTGAGAAACGCCTGCTCCTCACCTCCTCGGCGACGCTGGAACCCTTCTTTGTCGGTGCCTTTCTGGAGGAACAGCGGCGGTTCTTCGATGCTTCTCTGAAGCGGCTGCCTTTTCGGGAGAATCGCGCCGATCCCGTCCTGCTGCGGTGCGGCGAATTCTCTCCGGAGGCGCGCCGCGAGACCCTGTGGCCCGGCGAGCGGACACTCTGGACGCGGTTCTACCTGAACGCCGCCGCGGGAACCCTTGAAACCTATGCCACCTCGCCCGCGGAAACGCCCTTCTCCGGCGGGCCGGAAAAAAGAGTGCTCTTCGAGAGCGCTCCCTTCGAGGAAGACACCCTGTTCTCGGGACCCGTCACGGCGTTCCTCTCCCTGTCGTCGAGCAGGACGGAGCTGGATGTGTTCGTCGCGGTGGAGGTGGTGGGCGGGACCACATGTTCCTCCGGGGCAATGTCCGGAGAAAACCCACCGGAGGGGCGCCCTCTCTCCGGAGGCTGGCTCCGGGGGAGCCTTCGCCGCCTTGATCCGCGGAAGAGCGAGCGGTATTTTCCCCTTCACGGCTTTTCCCGGACGGAGCCCCTGACGCCGGGGCACCCCACGGAGATGACCGTCTCCCTTTCGCCACTGGAAGCGCTGGTGCGCAGGGGAGAGCGCCTTCGGGTGAGTCTCTCCGCACGGCCCGACGCATCCCTCGCGTTCCTCGACCTGGAGACCTCCCCGGAAAACGGTGACGGAACGATCCACACGGGAGGAACTCCCGCACGCTCCTACCTCGTGCTGCCTCTGGTGGTCCCTCCGGAGAAGTTCGTTCCTCCCCTTCGGGAGACATGA